The sequence AGATCTTCCGTGATTTTTTACTCGCTTCTTCCAAAGGAAAACCGGAGCTGCTCGTTCCTTTCTTAAAGGAAGAAATCGTTCTTTGGTCTGACGGCGGTGGAAAAGTAAATGCTGCGAGAATTCCAATCATTGGAAAAGAAAGAGCTTCTCATTTCTTCATCCGGACCGGAAGTAATAAACTCAAATATACTTTGGACTTTTATTTCGGAATGGTAAATGGCGCGGAAACATTGATCGGCTATTATAATAATCAACCTGCATATCTGCAAAGTTTTCTCATAGAGGAAGACGGAATTTCTAAAATTTATTCAGTGCTAAATCCGGATAAATTAAAATCGATGGAGAACAAACATAAACTGATCGAAGAAGGGCTGATCTATCCTTTAGAGAATTTCTTATTATTCCCTCATACATATCGTAAGAAGGTCGCAAAATGGTTAAACCCAGTGGCCAAACTAGTAAAATGGGCGATAGTAAGATAGTCGCTTCGCTCCTGAAGCTGCCTTATGTTGTGTTGCGACTATAAAAGCAATTAACATAGGATAATCCGTTTATCTACAGATCCCCTTCTCCCTTCTTGACTTCCATTCTTCTTTAAGAGAAGATCCAAATATGAAACGAATACTAACGACAAACTTACTCTTAGGTTTGTTACTCATTCAATGCAGTGGAGGAGAAAAGATGGAAACAGTTTTAGAAAACAAAAAACCGTCCCCAAAATTACCCAGCGGATATTATACTTCTAAATTAGGAAAGATCGCCTATTGGATAGAAGGAAAAGGAAAAACCATCTTCTTACTACATTCCGCAGGACATGATCATAACGATTTTGAATCTATTCTTCCAAGTTTATCAGAAAAATATAAAGTGATTTCTCTGGACTGGCCGGGCCATGGACTATCTGAAAATCCACAACCTGCGGCTTCTGCTTCTGCGGTAGAATATGCGGAAATTCTTCCTGACTTAGTTACACAACTGGCTCCAGAAGGCGGGATCTTTATTGGCAATTCTCTAGGAGGATTTGCCTCCATGGATCTTGCTTTGAAAAAACCCGAACTTGTAAAAGGGTTAGTGATCGTAGACTCCGGTGGGCTAAACGATCCGGACTGGATCACAAAAAGTTTTGCAGGATTAAAATCCAAGGTTTGGTTTACAGGACTCGTTTGGAATATCTTCCCGAATCATTATATAAAGATCAGAAACAAATACACAGAGTCCATTCTAACCAGGATCAAAGAAAGAGAAGATGTAGAAGGCGCGAAAGAAGTAAACGCTTCCATCTGGAAAAGTTTTTTGGATGAAAGACATGATCTAAGAGAGAAAGTCTCTCAGATCCAGGCGCCCACATTGATCGTTTGGGGAGAATATGATCCTGTTATAGATCCGAAACTTGCTCTTAGGCTTCATGAAAAAGTAAAAGGTTCAAAGCTTGCGTATCTAAAAACAGGACATGTACCTTTTGCAGAAAATCCGAAAGAATTTCTAAAAGTCGCCCTCCCCTTTTTGGATTCCATATAAGAGCCGCACCACCGACTTCGAATGTTTTTGGATTTTCCCAATAATTAGATTTGTAAAATTTCCGTTGGCGGACTTTCTTTAGAAATCTGCGAGCGGGAATTGTATGGATCAAAAAGATCTAAATTGGGAAAAAATTTACCAAACCGTGAACCGGATCTCCCCCATCCCAAAAGAAGTCTGGAAAAAATCGGAAGCACTATATACGATCCGCAAATTAGAATACGGAGATTTTCTGATCAAACAGGGAGCCCAGCCCACTGAGTTTGCTTTCGTATTTTCGGGTGTTTTGAGAGAATATTATCTCACCGACCAAGGAAATGAGTACATCAAAAGTTTCAATTTCCCGGGAGACTTTACTGGATCTTATTTCGATTTACTAACAGAACAACCTTCTACCTGTAATATCAGAGCGATCACTGATTGTGAACTTGCAGTCGCAAAATTCTCGGAATTCAGAAAACTTTTCTCCCAAAACATCGCCTGGGAAAGGCTGGGTAGAATATTCGCGGAGA comes from Leptospira dzoumogneensis and encodes:
- a CDS encoding alpha/beta fold hydrolase, with product METVLENKKPSPKLPSGYYTSKLGKIAYWIEGKGKTIFLLHSAGHDHNDFESILPSLSEKYKVISLDWPGHGLSENPQPAASASAVEYAEILPDLVTQLAPEGGIFIGNSLGGFASMDLALKKPELVKGLVIVDSGGLNDPDWITKSFAGLKSKVWFTGLVWNIFPNHYIKIRNKYTESILTRIKEREDVEGAKEVNASIWKSFLDERHDLREKVSQIQAPTLIVWGEYDPVIDPKLALRLHEKVKGSKLAYLKTGHVPFAENPKEFLKVALPFLDSI
- a CDS encoding Crp/Fnr family transcriptional regulator, with the translated sequence MDQKDLNWEKIYQTVNRISPIPKEVWKKSEALYTIRKLEYGDFLIKQGAQPTEFAFVFSGVLREYYLTDQGNEYIKSFNFPGDFTGSYFDLLTEQPSTCNIRAITDCELAVAKFSEFRKLFSQNIAWERLGRIFAENLFLKKARREYELLALSAEERYDLLLGSRPDIEELIPQYHIASYLGITPVSLSRIRAKRK